In one Thunnus maccoyii chromosome 12, fThuMac1.1, whole genome shotgun sequence genomic region, the following are encoded:
- the fitm1l gene encoding fat storage-inducing transmembrane protein 1, translated as MILNMVLVVLTDLAARFLGNTLFRQHFHLFLSAVVMFGPALSLWVSQHSVFAKRSHFLYRMFLRSGWGWTCVFVGSFVFLLSFSIRRSLSLSVRHLSRLGVAGGLWLGFCKLLDLLENATGSCYEPLVNSQEATNGQPLLVLREGESKSECLKAGMLWRGYEVSEDVFLLCLCCLLLAEETAVFGPYLSLGGFSDAPLRILFLFCVLLLWLWIFLLLCLLAYFPQFPTQLLGGALGCLSWRGLYQGWYRLGPSWYCPGRPGLGLLNIKTEATEDGHLSQDHTGTKT; from the exons ATGATCCTGAACATGGTGCTGGTGGTCCTGACGGACCTGGCTGCTCGCTTCCTGGGTAACACTCTGTTCCGGCAGCACTTCCACCTGTTTCTGTCAGCAGTGGTGATGTTCGGCCCCGCACTGAGCCTCTGGGTCTCCCAGCACAGCGTCTTTGCCAAGAGAAGCCACTTCCTCTACAG GATGTTTTTGCGCTCTGGTTGGGGCTGGACCTGCGTCTTTGTCGGCTCTtttgtcttcctcctctccttctccatccgccgctccctctctctctcagtccgGCACCTCTCCCGGCTCGGGGTTGCTGGCGGACTGTGGCTTGGTTTCTGCAAACTTCTGGACCTTCTGGAGAACGCCACAGGAAGCTGCTACGAACCTTTAGTCAACAGCCAAGAGGCCACCAACGGCCAACCTCTCTTGGTGTTACGGGAAGGGGAGAGCAAGTCGGAGTGCCTCAAAGCTGGAATGTTGTGGAGGGGATATGAAGTTTCAGAAGatgtcttcctcctctgtctctgctgcctgctgctggcagAGGAAACTGCTGTTTTTGGTCCTTATCTGAGTTTGGGTGGGTTTTCAGACGCCCCTCTGAGGATCCTCTTcctgttctgtgttcttctgcTCTGGCTCTGGATCTTTCTGCTGCTCTGTCTCCTAGCTTACTTCCCTCAGTTCCCCACCCAGCTGTTAGGGGGCGCTCTTGGCTGTCTGAGCTGGAGGGGACTGTACCAGGGCTGGTACCGTCTGGGGCCCAGCTGGTACTGCCCCGGGAGACCTGGACTGGGACTGCTCAACATTAAGACTGAAGCGACCGAGGACGGACATCTGAGCCAAGATCACACTGGCACAAAGACTTAA